CTAGTAAaattactacaatcatcattaataatcatccTATCAACTAAAGAATAAAAACACTAAAAGTTTATGCTTGTTTCTTTCacaacttttattgttttattataaaaaataaccaataggaataaagaaacaaaacatttAGTAAAAAATATAGTTCTTTGCTCTTCATTCTATTTATCCAATGTTAGTCCATTGTGCATGATGCAAAACAGTTACATATTATTACACAGTGGTTTGACTTTCATTTGACATATTAAACATGCTATAAAACATTTCTGTATTTTCAAGGAGTGGTTTTCTACATATGCAGTCATAAGACAAAAGGCAATtactgggtgagagagagagagggagagagagagagagagagagagagagagagaagagagagagagagagagagagagagagagagagagagagagagagagagagagagagagagagagagagagagagagagagagagagagagagagagagagagagagagagagagagagagagagagagagagagagagagagagagagagagagagagagagagagagagagagagagagagagagagagagagagagagagagagagagagagagagagaatatgaaaggagagagaagcctATTATAAAGTGAGGTATTCAAAATTTCATACATCTGTCCATTTTGTTTCTTCTAGCCTTCATCTACATGGAAGGTAATATTTGGAAGCTTCATATTGTCTCACTGGATGACTTCATACACAAAGATTAACAACAAAATCATCTGAATTCTTTGGATGTACTGGGACTGCCATCCTACCTGGCTATgtccaaaataaaagaaagaaaaaaaatactttaaacaTTCTCAATACTAAAATCCATATCACAAACCTCCAGTTAAAAATATTTCCTAAAATACCCTATATGCCTAAGTGGAAATGGTTCATACAAGCTTTACAggtatcttctttttttaacacCTAGATAATTTTCACTAGCTAATATTGactattattacaaatatagaaaataaaataatataaatacagtATAAAAACTGACATACTATTCACAGATCAACTTTTGAACTCATCACAGGGATATTCTGCATCTCAGTCCTCATACACAGATATTCTCCAAGAACGCACATTAGCGTTATGGTAACAAGATGAAGGAGCCACACGGAAGGCTGAGAAGGAAGATGTCCATTATAAAGCCAACAGCACAACATGTGTAGAAAATGGGCTGTTATTGTGAAATCAAGACACTGCTTTGTTCTTTGAACGATTTTCCAAAGTCCTAAGGATCTGAAAAATAAATAACTGGATTAGAAACTTTATACAAATCCAACAAtgttcagaaatatatatgtctgt
The DNA window shown above is from Penaeus vannamei isolate JL-2024 chromosome 29, ASM4276789v1, whole genome shotgun sequence and carries:
- the Sys1 gene encoding protein SYS1 homolog produces the protein MAGGFRYKIWDPPLIISQIITMQAVYYIGLGIWIAFMDVFTGHHRSLDSIFKYQEIQIKEVHGRAVMAAFILNALTGSLGLWKIVQRTKQCLDFTITAHFLHMLCCWLYNGHLPSQPSVWLLHLVTITLMCVLGEYLCMRTEMQNIPVMSSKVDL